From the Lolium rigidum isolate FL_2022 chromosome 2, APGP_CSIRO_Lrig_0.1, whole genome shotgun sequence genome, one window contains:
- the LOC124692078 gene encoding protein phosphatase 1 regulatory inhibitor subunit PPP1R7 homolog has product MEVQESELCLDLTSCQLHDLSEVEIPSTLEELDLTANRLAAVDPRIGHLTALRKLSFRQNLLEDHAVAPLSTWDAIAGLQELVLRDNKLTKIPDASIFKGLLVFDVSFNEIPSLNGLSKVSSTVKELYVSKNEVAKMEELEHFHALEMLELGSNRLRVMENLETLTNLQELWLGRNRIRTINLCGLKSIKKISLQSNRLTATNGLQECVALEELYLSHNGIQRMEGLSTLQNLRVLDVSSNKLTAVEDIETLTRLEDLWLNDNQIPSLDGIESALSGSRETLTTIYLERNPCAKAPNYSSILKKIFPNLEQIDSDMLT; this is encoded by the exons atGGAGGTGCAGGAGTCGGAGCTGTGCCTCGACCTCACGAGCTGCCAGCTGCACGATCTGAGCGAGGTGGAGATCCCGTCCACCCTGGAGGAGCTCGACCTCACGGCGAACCGCCTGGCCGCGGTGGACCCCCGCATCGGCCACCTCACCGCCCTCCGCAAGCTCTCCTTCCGCCAGAATCTCCTCGAAGACCACGCCGTTGCGCCCCTCTCCACCTGGGATGCCATCGCCGGGTTACAG GAGTTAGTCCTTAGAGATAACAAGCTTACAAAGATCCCTGATGCCAGCATCTTCAAGGGTCTTCTGGTCTTTGATGTTTCTTTCAATGAGATACCGTCCTTAAATGGGTTATCTAAAGTTTCCAGCACAGTGAAAGAACTCTATGTTTCAAAGAATGAAGTTGCCAAGATGGAAGAGCTTGAACATTTCCATGCATTAGAAATGCTTGAACTTGGTAGCAACAGGTTAAGG GTGATGGAAAATCTGGAAACGTTGACAAATCTGCAAGAGTTATGGCTTGGGAGAAACCGAATCCGGACAATTAACTTATGCGGTTTGAAATCAATCAAGAAAATAAGCTTACAAAGTAACAGGCTGACTGCAACGAATGGGTTACAG GAATGTGTTGCGTTAGAGGAACTGTACCTCAGCCATAATGGAATCCAAAGGATGGAAGGTCTTTCTACCCTGCAGAACCTTCGTGTTTTAGATGTTTCATCTAACAAGCTAACCGCCGTGGAAGATATAGAAACATTAACCAG GTTAGAGGACTTGTGGTTGAATGACAACCAAATACCATCACTGGATGGGATAGAATCTGCTTTGTCTGGTTCACGAGAGACGCTAACAACCATATATCTTGAGAGAAATCCTTGT gcaaaagctccaaactaTTCATCCATATTGAAGAAAATATTTCCAAATCTTGAGCAAATTGATTCGGATATGCTAACATGA
- the LOC124686902 gene encoding uncharacterized protein LOC124686902 produces the protein MASGLRSISRPVAAAFLRPAAARSPAAALPRSLASAPRPSSLGRQIALARSLQPLHSAISAARLTSRLGAEVARAVSQETGLSVPR, from the exons ATGGCGTCGGGGCTCCGCTCCATCTCCCGCCCCGTCGCAGCCGCCTTCCTCCGCCCCGCGGCCGCGCGGAGCCCGGCCGCCGCTCTCCCCCGCTCCCTCGCTTCAGCCCCCAG GCCTTCTTCCCTGGGGCGGCAGATCGCGCTGGCGCGGTCCCTGCAGCCGCTGCACAGCGCAATCTCGGCGGCGAGGCTGACGTCGCGGCTGGGCGCGGAGGTGGCCCGGGCCGTGTCGCAGG AGACCGGTCTCAGTGTGCCTCGATAA
- the LOC124686903 gene encoding uncharacterized protein LOC124686903, which yields MAPNGEASVAVASMAPLLTTIIGNLGSAWQRTPSWPELHGNTDGHKEMELLPSVDYITEVEEAECECCGMSEECTPAYISKVRRQFSGQWVCGLCAEAVAEEAGKRGCGLEEALVVHMGVCRRFNGFGRTHPALFQADAMKGILKKLSGLGSPKSNSRREAMAEKAAPPAA from the coding sequence ATGGCTCCCAACGGAGAAGCTTCAGTGGCAGTTGCCTCCATGGCGCCATTGTTGACAACTATTATCGGTAACCTTGGCAGTGCTTGGCAGAGGACACCATCGTGGCCCGAGCTCCACGGCAACACTGACGGCCACAAAGAGATGGAGCTACTACCATCCGTTGACTACATCACAGAGGTGGAAGAAGCCGAGTGCGAATGTTGTGGCATGTCGGAGGAGTGCACccctgcgtacatcagcaaggtgCGCCGCCAGTTCTCAGGGCAGTGGGTGTGCGGGTTGTGTGCCGAGGCCGTGGCAGAGGAGGCTGGCAAGAGGGGTTGCGGACTCGAGGAGGCGCTCGTGGTGCACATGGGCGTGTGCAGGCGGTTCAACGGCTTCGGGAGGACGCACCCGGCGCTCTTCCAGGCCGACGCCATGAAAGGCATCCTGAAGAAGCTCTCAGGCCTTGGATCACCCAAGTCCAACAGCCGTAGAGAGGCGATGGCAGAGAAGGCTGCGCCACCGGCTGCATGA
- the LOC124689969 gene encoding uncharacterized protein LOC124689969: MLRVKRRARGSNEQQENRKRVKEVSSIFSGCKDTVESIKQKLCWKELSQELATKFSASIVSLASFDGDKLHYESTGIVVENSLRNTCILTSSALVSTSDRERRFIYRLKIKLRLPNNQVVDGWIQHYDLPFSMVVVVTRYSPDLHTVCFSNSVKVQRHTDLLALKRCFESGKLMQTHGVPNDDPSKIDSKGSMLSTCKITMDGSGGPLVDLNGNIVGMNDYHDQEGTPYLQGSKIDECLRDVRIRRDEIQRHCWQNFTSAFKHHWEGSSNQNGYSGGSESNNQKQFLSSKPEPQEFTEDVPTPELIDDEHKRILVPWPSDGFTKMVNALLNKDGYPLPAYADGRMRLEGHFEEEFGRDILSEPARKIALKMSRSVVALASFSRDCKVKKRHFACTGVCLDFNGSTSTTRVLTSASLVRTSGDEDKIFDNLEIRVCLPSEECIEGKLEKYDFYYNFAVISFPFRCNRPAMLVDAPQTEVLALGRVFKSGNSMATEGSVTGKKCNFGCEELKISSCKITKAGIGGPLVDFKGNVVGMNFYDTEGTPYLPSKIILKVLRSFDAERPVAAGITRKPNCSWPVPKPYWYYPSEHRCKTGKIKLYKYD, translated from the exons ATGCTAAGAGTTAAGCGAAGAGCTAGAGGCTCAAATGAACAGCAAGAAAACCGCAAGCGTGTAAAGGAAGTATCCAGCATCTTTAGTGGTTGTAAAGATACGGTAGAGAGCATTAAACAAAAACTCTGTTGGAAAGAACTCAGTCAAGAACTTGCTACAAAGTTTTCCGCAAGCATCGTCTCGCTTGCTTCATTTGATG GAGACAAGCTGCATTATGAAAGCACAGGCATAGTTGTTGAAAACAGTTTGCGTAATACATGTATTCTGACCTCCTCAGCTTTGGTTAGCACATCAGATCGTGAACGCAGGTTCATCTATAGACTGAAG ATAAAATTACGCCTTCCAAATAACCAAGTGGTTGATGGGTGGATACAACATTATGATTTGCCTTTCAGTATGGTTGTTGTGGTCACTAGATATTCCCCTGATCTTCATACAGTATGTTTCAGTAACAGCGTGAAAGTCCAGCGGCATACTGATTTGTTAGCTCTAAAGCGTTGTTTCGAGTCAGGTAAGTTAATGCAAACACATGGGGTACCGAATGACGACCCTAGTAAAATTGACAGCAAAGGGTCTATGTTGTCCACATGCAAAATTACTATG GATGGAAGTGGTGGTCCACTTGTTGATCTCAATGGGAATATTGTTGGGATGAATGACTATCATGATCAGGAAGGAACTCCATATTTGCAAGGAAGTAAGATTGATGAATGTTTGAGGGATGTTCGGATACG TAGGGATGAAATTCAACGACATTGCTGGCAAAATTTTACCAGTGCTTTTAAGCACCATTGGGAAG GTAGCTCCAATCAAAATGGTTATAGTGGGGGAAGTGAAAGTAATAACCAGAAACAATTTTTATCATCTAAACCTGAGCCACAAG AATTTACTGAGGATGTACCTACACCAGAGCTCATTGATGATGAGCATAAGCGTATTCTAGTTCCCTGGCCATCTGATG GATTTACAAAGATGGTAAATGCTCTCTTAAATAAAGATGGTTATCCCTTACCAGCTTATGCTGATG gACGCATGCGTTTGGAAGGTCATTTTGAAGAGGAATTTGGCAGAGATATCCTGAGTGAACCTGCTAGAAAAATTGCTTTAAAGATGTCTCGAAGTGTTGTTGCACTCGCTTCATTCAGTCGCGATTGTAAGG TCAAGAAAAGGCATTTTGCTTGCACAGGTGTATGTCTAGACTTCAATGGATCCACATCCACCACAAGAGTTCTGACTTCAGCAAGCTTGGTTAGAACTTCTGGTGATGAAGACAAGATTTTTGATAACTTAGAG ATTAGAGTGTGTCTTCCAAGTGAGGAGTGCATTGAAGGGAAATTAGAAAAATATGATTTCTACTACAATTTCGCTGTTATCAGCTTCCCGTTTCGCTGTAATCGTCCAGCAATGTTGGTTGATGCACCACAAACTGAGGTATTAGCTCTTGGCCGTGTCTTCAAATCAGGCAATAGTATGGCTACAGAGGGGTCAGTGACCGGCAAAAAATGCAATTTTGGTTGCGAAGAGCTTAAGATCTCCTCATGTAAAATCACCAAG GCTGGAATTGGAGGGCCCCTTGTTGATTTTAAGGGGAATGTTGTTGGCATGAACTTCTATGACACAGAAGGGACTCCTTACCTGCCAAGTAAGATAATTCTGAAAGTATTGAGGAGTTTTGATGCAGAGCG GCCTGTTGCTGCTGGTATTACAAGGAAGCCTAACTGTAG TTGGCCGGTGCCGAAGCCATATTGGTATTACCCGAGTGAACATCGTTGTAAGACTGGAAAAATTAAGTTATATAAATATGATTAA